A window of Mucilaginibacter paludis DSM 18603 contains these coding sequences:
- a CDS encoding efflux RND transporter periplasmic adaptor subunit: protein MKPKYIIYPLLILLIGYLVYNKFYGSKAKEASALAGPGKKGKKGGPVPVNVMIVKDTAFSTSIDVTGTIEANEQVELRSETAGNITGIYFNEGGHVQKGQLLVKVYDKDLQASLKQIQVQIKLAQQTEYRNKVLYSKEAISKEEYDISLTSLNSYQAQADLVKAQISKTEVRAPFSGIIGLRNISPGGYLSPQGSIATLVNIDPAKITFSVPEKYLSLIHVNSKIKFNIESSRQTFTGVVYAIEPNIDITSRSITLRARADNKTGILKAGSFAKIHFDLDQIPKTIMVPTEAVIPDIKGSNVFLAKNGLAVQKSIKTDTRTDAQLQVVSGLKAGDSLIVSGIIQMRPKVAIKVVKVIK from the coding sequence ATGAAGCCAAAGTATATTATCTACCCTTTATTAATCTTATTGATAGGCTACCTTGTTTACAATAAATTTTATGGCAGCAAAGCTAAAGAGGCCAGTGCATTGGCCGGTCCGGGCAAAAAAGGAAAAAAAGGCGGCCCGGTTCCGGTTAATGTAATGATCGTTAAAGATACAGCATTTAGCACTTCCATTGATGTAACCGGAACCATTGAAGCCAATGAGCAGGTGGAGCTGCGCAGCGAGACTGCTGGCAACATCACAGGTATTTATTTTAACGAAGGCGGCCACGTACAAAAGGGACAGTTGCTGGTAAAGGTTTATGATAAGGATCTGCAGGCTTCCTTAAAGCAAATACAAGTACAGATTAAGCTGGCCCAACAAACCGAGTACCGTAACAAGGTATTGTATAGCAAAGAAGCGATAAGCAAGGAGGAATATGATATATCGTTAACCTCGCTAAACTCTTACCAGGCACAAGCCGACCTGGTGAAAGCCCAGATTAGTAAAACCGAGGTTCGGGCTCCATTTTCGGGCATTATCGGTTTAAGAAATATCAGCCCCGGCGGCTATCTTTCTCCCCAGGGATCCATCGCAACGCTTGTAAATATCGATCCGGCCAAAATAACCTTCTCTGTCCCCGAAAAATATTTATCGCTCATCCACGTCAACAGCAAAATCAAATTTAATATAGAAAGCTCACGCCAAACATTTACCGGCGTGGTATACGCTATTGAGCCTAATATCGATATTACCTCCAGGTCAATTACGCTCAGGGCAAGGGCCGACAACAAAACGGGCATATTAAAAGCGGGTAGTTTTGCCAAAATTCACTTTGATCTGGACCAAATACCGAAAACCATCATGGTACCTACGGAGGCTGTTATCCCCGATATTAAAGGGAGCAATGTTTTTTTAGCTAAAAATGGGCTCGCCGTTCAAAAATCAATCAAAACGGATACCCGTACCGACGCCCAGCTACAGGTGGTGAGCGGTTTAAAAGCAGGCGACAGTTTAATTGTTAGCGGCATTATACAAATGCGGCCCAAAGTGGCTATCAAGGTTGTAAAAGTTATTAAGTAA
- a CDS encoding efflux RND transporter permease subunit yields MSLSSISIKRPVLATVLSIVIVVFGIIGYNFLGVRDFPSVDPPIITVTTSYSGANSDVIESQITEPLEKVINGIPGIRNISSTSSVGSSNITVEFNLDADLETAANDVRDKVGQAQRQLPQDIDAPPVVTKADANADQIITLTVSSNTRNILQIDDYAENVLQQALQTIPGVSSVNVQGQRQYAMRLWIDPTKLTALGLAASDISAALNKENVELPAGKIEGNTTELTIRALGKLTTEKDFNNLILKADSAHVIHFSDVGYAILGASNEETGLKESGIPEVGLAIVPQPGANYVQIAKDFYKRLDQVKKDLPPDIKVEVALDNTRFINQSISEVEETLLISFVLVVIIIYLFFRDWLIAFRPLIDIPVSLIGTFFIMYAFGFSINILTLLGIVLATGLVVDDGIVVTENIYKKVEEGMPIRKAAFEGSAEIFFAVISTSVTLAAVFLPIVFLPGFTGRLFREFAVVVAGSVLISAFVSLSLTPMLNVKLIRKNQKKSRFYEKTEPFFVYMTTSYTDSLVKFMKRKWVSVVILLGSFVIIFFTYKALPSELAPLDDRSLLRMSVTGPEGASYEFMSKYMDKVSRVVEDSIPEAKVNITYVAPGNGGAVNTGFGRVGLVTPDERTRTQQQLADYLTKKLSRMPDARTFVIQEQTISGGGSGAKTSLPVQFVIQNQDFEQLRKVLPSFLAEANKSTVFQGVDVNLKFTKPQLSIVTDRDRARDLGVSVSDIAQTLQLYYSAGRLDYFLISGKQYQVIAQVDRANRDKPLDLASVYVRNAAGKLIQLDNVVKMTENSTPPSIYHFNRFKSATVSAGLAPGRTIGDGIAEMQRIAKDVIKDPSFSSDLAGPSRDYAESSSNILYAFAFALLLIYLVLAAQFESFIDPFVVMLTVPLAIAGAFLSLWLFNQTLNIFSEIGMITLVGLVTKNGILIVEFANQRMEHGLSKLDAVIESATSRLRPILMTSLAVVLGAIPIAFALGAGAKSRVSLGIVIMGGMLFSLVLTLYVIPMMYVIFSPSVKRNPDDEPEEEITQPEVKGLLLEHNS; encoded by the coding sequence ATGAGTTTATCCTCTATCAGTATAAAAAGGCCGGTTTTGGCCACCGTGCTATCCATTGTTATTGTGGTGTTCGGTATTATCGGTTATAACTTTTTGGGGGTCAGGGATTTTCCTTCCGTCGATCCGCCCATCATCACTGTAACTACCAGCTATTCGGGTGCAAACTCGGATGTAATAGAATCGCAGATAACCGAACCGCTCGAGAAGGTAATTAACGGTATCCCGGGCATTCGTAACATCTCATCAACAAGCTCCGTTGGTTCCAGTAATATCACCGTTGAGTTTAACCTGGATGCCGACCTGGAAACCGCGGCTAATGACGTGCGCGACAAGGTAGGGCAGGCCCAAAGGCAGTTACCACAGGATATTGACGCGCCCCCGGTGGTAACCAAGGCCGATGCCAACGCCGACCAGATTATTACCCTGACCGTAAGCAGCAATACCCGTAATATTTTGCAGATTGACGATTATGCAGAAAACGTTTTACAACAGGCCCTGCAAACCATACCAGGTGTAAGCTCTGTAAACGTACAAGGGCAGCGCCAATATGCCATGCGTTTATGGATCGACCCCACCAAACTAACGGCGCTCGGTTTAGCTGCAAGCGACATCAGCGCGGCCTTGAACAAAGAGAACGTGGAGCTGCCTGCCGGTAAAATTGAAGGAAACACCACTGAGTTAACCATACGTGCCTTAGGTAAGTTAACTACCGAAAAAGACTTTAACAACCTGATATTAAAAGCCGACAGTGCACATGTAATTCACTTCAGCGATGTTGGCTATGCTATTTTAGGAGCTTCAAACGAAGAAACGGGCTTAAAAGAATCAGGCATACCCGAAGTGGGTTTGGCCATTGTGCCACAGCCGGGAGCCAACTATGTACAGATAGCCAAAGATTTTTATAAACGGCTCGACCAGGTGAAGAAGGACCTGCCGCCCGATATTAAGGTGGAGGTAGCGCTGGATAATACCCGCTTTATCAACCAATCCATCTCCGAGGTTGAAGAAACCTTATTGATATCATTTGTACTGGTAGTGATCATCATCTACCTTTTCTTCCGCGACTGGCTTATCGCCTTCAGGCCGCTGATCGATATACCTGTATCGCTGATCGGTACATTTTTTATAATGTACGCTTTCGGCTTCTCTATCAATATATTAACCCTGTTAGGTATTGTGCTGGCAACCGGCTTGGTGGTGGATGATGGTATTGTGGTAACCGAGAATATTTATAAAAAGGTGGAAGAGGGTATGCCGATCAGAAAAGCAGCCTTTGAGGGGTCAGCCGAGATATTTTTTGCGGTTATATCAACTTCGGTAACGCTGGCAGCGGTGTTTTTGCCCATTGTATTTTTACCGGGCTTTACAGGGCGCTTGTTCCGCGAATTTGCGGTAGTAGTGGCGGGTTCAGTGTTGATTTCGGCATTTGTATCGCTGTCGTTAACCCCGATGCTGAACGTTAAGCTGATCCGTAAAAATCAAAAGAAATCCAGGTTTTACGAAAAAACCGAGCCTTTCTTTGTTTACATGACAACGTCGTATACCGATTCGCTTGTTAAATTCATGAAACGCAAATGGGTGTCGGTAGTTATCCTGCTGGGCTCGTTCGTTATTATCTTTTTTACCTACAAAGCCCTCCCTTCTGAATTGGCCCCGCTTGACGACCGGAGTTTGCTCAGGATGTCGGTTACAGGCCCCGAAGGCGCATCGTACGAGTTCATGTCCAAATACATGGACAAGGTATCCAGGGTAGTTGAAGATTCCATTCCCGAAGCAAAAGTTAATATTACTTACGTAGCTCCCGGTAACGGCGGCGCAGTAAATACGGGTTTTGGCCGCGTTGGCCTGGTTACGCCGGATGAACGTACACGTACACAGCAGCAATTAGCCGATTATTTAACCAAAAAGCTTTCGCGGATGCCCGATGCCCGTACCTTTGTGATACAGGAACAAACCATCAGCGGCGGTGGTAGCGGCGCCAAAACATCGCTGCCAGTACAATTTGTAATCCAGAACCAGGATTTTGAACAACTGCGGAAAGTGTTGCCCTCGTTTTTAGCCGAGGCGAATAAAAGCACGGTATTCCAGGGAGTGGATGTAAATCTTAAGTTTACCAAGCCGCAGTTATCCATCGTTACTGACCGTGACAGGGCCCGCGACCTTGGCGTTTCGGTGAGCGACATTGCTCAAACGCTCCAATTGTATTATAGTGCCGGCCGTTTAGATTATTTCCTGATCAGCGGCAAGCAGTACCAGGTAATTGCACAGGTTGACCGTGCCAACCGCGATAAGCCGCTCGATCTGGCTTCGGTTTACGTACGCAACGCAGCAGGTAAACTAATCCAGTTGGATAACGTGGTAAAAATGACCGAGAACTCAACTCCGCCATCCATTTATCACTTTAACAGGTTTAAATCGGCAACGGTATCAGCAGGCCTGGCGCCTGGCCGCACCATTGGCGATGGTATTGCCGAGATGCAACGTATTGCTAAAGATGTGATTAAAGATCCGTCCTTTAGCTCAGACCTGGCCGGCCCTTCCCGGGATTATGCCGAAAGCTCATCCAATATTCTATATGCCTTTGCGTTTGCCCTTTTGTTGATCTATCTGGTACTGGCCGCACAATTTGAGAGTTTTATAGATCCTTTTGTAGTGATGTTAACCGTACCGCTGGCTATTGCCGGGGCATTTTTATCTCTATGGCTGTTTAACCAAACGCTCAATATCTTCAGCGAAATCGGTATGATCACCCTGGTAGGTTTGGTAACCAAAAACGGTATTTTGATAGTTGAGTTTGCTAACCAGCGGATGGAACATGGCCTGTCTAAGCTTGACGCCGTGATTGAATCGGCCACATCGCGTTTAAGGCCTATCTTAATGACAAGTTTAGCTGTAGTGCTGGGCGCTATACCTATAGCCTTCGCTTTAGGAGCGGGCGCTAAAAGCCGGGTATCTTTAGGGATTGTAATTATGGGTGGGATGCTCTTCTCGTTGGTGTTAACCTTATATGTTATCCCAATGATGTATGTCATTTTTTCGCCCAGCGTAAAACGCAATCCTGATGATGAGCCTGAGGAAGAAATAACACAACCTGAAGTAAAAGGGCTTTTACTTGAACATAATTCATAA
- a CDS encoding TolC family protein: MKLFNIRLFLFVGFSATFVANAQTASLLTLKDAVEIALKNNYNIKLSANNTTIAKNNVTIGNAGMLPSVTGDLSTTNSIQDTRQTKVDASGNTTVTQINGANNSTVNYGVSLNWTIFNGFAMFANYDQLKQLNQLSEVAARDTIQKTIADVITTYYDLVNQDQQVRALKGAIAISRTQLRYANDKFQVGRASRLDVLNAEVNVNTDTSSLLTQIQQYKSIQIRMNQLMVRDLQTDFTVIDTIVIDQKLKLGDILSQAQTANPEILIAQLNRSLAETNLRQVKATRYPVVGVSTGYGFTDSKTPAGFARQQNSKGLNYGLTASVNIFDGLNQWRRERNAKLQIDNAAISVSKTKQAIEAQINNYYVSYLYGLDLVKLNQSNVVIAKRNLDISLEKYKLGNITPLEIREAQKNYLDAQSRYFQAQYQAKSSEITLKEITNSINIQ, from the coding sequence ATGAAACTTTTTAATATTAGGCTGTTCCTGTTTGTTGGCTTTTCTGCAACGTTTGTTGCCAATGCGCAAACAGCATCCTTGCTCACTTTGAAGGATGCTGTAGAAATTGCGCTGAAAAACAACTATAACATTAAACTGTCTGCCAACAATACTACAATTGCCAAAAACAATGTTACCATAGGTAACGCAGGTATGTTACCTTCGGTAACGGGCGATTTATCTACAACAAACAGCATCCAGGACACCCGGCAAACCAAGGTTGATGCATCGGGAAACACAACGGTAACGCAAATCAACGGCGCAAACAACAGCACCGTTAACTATGGCGTTAGCTTAAACTGGACCATTTTTAATGGCTTCGCCATGTTTGCCAATTACGACCAGTTAAAGCAACTGAACCAACTTAGTGAGGTAGCCGCCCGCGATACGATACAAAAAACCATAGCCGACGTAATAACCACGTACTATGACCTGGTGAACCAGGACCAACAGGTAAGAGCCCTTAAAGGAGCCATAGCTATATCACGTACGCAGCTACGCTATGCCAATGATAAATTTCAGGTTGGCCGGGCTTCACGCCTGGATGTTTTAAATGCCGAGGTGAATGTAAATACCGATACATCAAGCCTGCTTACACAAATCCAGCAATATAAATCCATCCAGATCAGGATGAATCAACTGATGGTGCGCGATTTACAAACCGACTTTACCGTTATTGATACCATTGTAATTGACCAGAAACTTAAGCTGGGGGATATACTGAGCCAGGCACAAACAGCTAATCCCGAAATATTGATCGCCCAGTTGAACAGATCATTGGCCGAAACAAACTTACGGCAGGTAAAAGCCACGCGGTACCCAGTAGTAGGCGTATCAACAGGCTACGGTTTTACCGATAGCAAAACCCCGGCCGGATTTGCCCGTCAGCAAAATTCAAAAGGTTTAAACTACGGGCTTACCGCATCCGTTAATATTTTTGATGGTCTTAACCAATGGCGCCGCGAACGAAATGCCAAACTACAAATTGACAATGCCGCTATCAGCGTAAGCAAAACCAAACAAGCTATTGAGGCTCAAATTAATAATTATTATGTAAGTTACCTCTATGGCCTTGATCTGGTAAAATTAAACCAGTCCAACGTGGTCATCGCCAAGCGGAATCTGGATATTTCCCTGGAGAAATACAAACTGGGCAACATCACTCCGCTGGAGATCAGGGAAGCGCAAAAAAACTACCTCGACGCACAATCAAGGTATTTCCAGGCCCAATATCAAGCCAAATCGTCAGAAATAACCTTGAAAGAAATCACAAATAGCATTAACATTCAATAG
- a CDS encoding response regulator yields the protein MESKCYNLCLLIDDNFIDNFVTRKILESGNFAKEIVVYQSAPEAIQALKDKKIVPDVIFLDIRMPLMDGFAFLDEYDKLVIDHKQDIKIFMLSSSLDPVDFRLSTQNKYITQFIHKPITHKVLEAICI from the coding sequence ATGGAGTCAAAATGCTATAATTTATGCCTTCTGATTGACGATAATTTTATCGATAACTTTGTTACGAGAAAAATTTTAGAAAGCGGCAACTTCGCCAAAGAAATTGTTGTTTATCAATCCGCACCTGAAGCTATCCAAGCCTTAAAAGACAAAAAGATTGTTCCAGATGTGATTTTTTTAGATATCCGGATGCCTTTAATGGATGGTTTTGCTTTTTTAGATGAATATGATAAGTTAGTGATAGACCACAAACAGGATATTAAGATTTTTATGCTTTCATCTTCTTTGGATCCGGTGGATTTCCGCCTATCCACTCAAAATAAATATATAACCCAATTTATACACAAGCCCATTACCCATAAAGTTTTGGAAGCCATTTGTATATGA
- a CDS encoding N-acetylglucosamine kinase: MIIVADSGSSKTDWLIECPGSEPQEFRTSGLNPYFLTEKEIIKVIQSQGSAFVKMAPQVSEVYFFGAGCSSPDRREMVSNALSHLFSKAFVSVDSDLLGSAYATCGHAKGFCCVLGTGSNISYFDGEEIYEGKHGLGFVLGDEGSGSWFGKVLVTDFLYGNMPKEISDLFYQQYKIDKELIIKNVYQKPGANSYLASFTKFLSEIKSTAYSQEIIKRGLSEFVENCIKTYPDYPDYNCHFVGSIAYHFGDELRDICAQSGVHVGKIIKQPIRDLLEFVKARNNAS; this comes from the coding sequence ATGATCATTGTTGCCGATAGCGGTTCTTCAAAAACAGATTGGTTAATTGAATGCCCCGGCTCGGAGCCGCAGGAGTTTAGAACTTCGGGGTTAAACCCCTATTTTTTAACCGAAAAAGAAATTATTAAGGTGATCCAGTCGCAGGGTAGTGCATTTGTAAAAATGGCTCCCCAGGTGAGCGAGGTCTATTTTTTTGGCGCCGGTTGCTCCAGCCCCGATAGGCGCGAAATGGTATCGAACGCCCTTAGCCACCTATTTTCTAAAGCATTTGTAAGCGTTGATAGCGACCTGTTAGGGTCTGCTTATGCAACCTGCGGGCACGCCAAAGGCTTTTGTTGCGTTTTAGGCACCGGCTCAAACATCTCGTATTTTGATGGCGAGGAGATTTACGAAGGCAAGCACGGCCTCGGTTTTGTTTTAGGCGACGAGGGCTCGGGGAGCTGGTTTGGCAAGGTGCTGGTAACCGATTTTTTATATGGCAACATGCCAAAAGAAATAAGCGACCTATTTTACCAACAATACAAAATTGACAAAGAGCTTATCATCAAAAACGTTTATCAAAAACCGGGCGCTAACTCTTACTTAGCATCTTTTACCAAATTTTTGAGCGAAATAAAATCAACCGCTTACAGCCAGGAAATAATAAAAAGGGGCCTTTCGGAATTTGTAGAGAACTGCATCAAAACCTACCCCGATTATCCCGACTATAACTGCCATTTTGTAGGCTCGATAGCCTACCATTTCGGAGACGAACTAAGAGATATCTGTGCTCAAAGCGGCGTGCATGTAGGCAAAATCATCAAGCAGCCCATTCGCGATCTGCTTGAGTTTGTAAAGGCCAGGAATAACGCTTCATAA
- the lnt gene encoding apolipoprotein N-acyltransferase → MKKNILLAVFSGLLLWIAWPPTPYAPVLLLFGLVPMLVAMENIIQSNVRRKGNKIFRVAFLGFFIWNTLSIYWVYNSLKIVGEIVAIPISFIPYSLGPLLMATACWLYFRLRLIVNRNISLALLVCLWIGYEYLHQCWDLKFPWMTLGNGFAVTHQWVQWYEYTGVYGGTVWIWLSNIFIFLIYTGLREAQPTKTRITQVSIWVALVILPLSFSLYKYYSYTENPDPANIVVVQPNIDPYAKVISIPPMEQVNSLIHLSDSIGQPNTEFFLWPETAIYDSEPINEDKIRSNAYFLQVQHFLNKYKNGNVLTGIESTKLYSSDLTPSASRIPGTDQYYDVFNAAVNIENSAAVQFYHKSKLVPGAESLPFGNALSFLKPVFEHLGGATGSYGSQKEPTVFYSQSGIGAAPVICYESIWGGYVADYVKKGAQFIAIITNDGWWENTSGKDQHLDYAKLRAIETRRWVCRSANTGISAFINQRGDIVKQSKWWVKTALKQDINLNSDITFYVQFGDYIPKAGSLVALLCIVFILFKQLSRKRVAHRQELPARD, encoded by the coding sequence ATGAAAAAAAACATTCTATTAGCCGTATTTTCCGGCTTGTTACTTTGGATAGCCTGGCCACCTACGCCATATGCCCCTGTACTATTATTATTTGGCTTAGTACCCATGCTGGTGGCCATGGAAAATATCATTCAATCCAACGTTCGTCGTAAAGGCAACAAAATATTCCGGGTTGCTTTCCTTGGATTTTTTATCTGGAACACCTTAAGCATTTATTGGGTTTACAATTCCCTTAAAATAGTGGGAGAGATTGTGGCTATCCCTATTTCATTTATCCCTTACTCCCTGGGCCCCCTGCTTATGGCAACGGCTTGCTGGTTGTATTTTAGGTTAAGGCTTATTGTTAACCGCAATATCAGCTTAGCCTTATTGGTTTGTTTGTGGATTGGATATGAGTACCTGCACCAGTGCTGGGATTTGAAATTCCCCTGGATGACATTGGGTAACGGCTTCGCTGTAACCCATCAATGGGTGCAATGGTATGAGTATACCGGGGTGTACGGCGGTACGGTATGGATCTGGCTCTCTAATATTTTTATCTTTTTAATTTATACCGGCTTACGCGAAGCTCAACCCACTAAAACAAGGATAACACAAGTTAGTATATGGGTCGCGCTGGTTATATTGCCTTTGAGTTTTTCGCTATATAAATATTATAGCTATACAGAGAACCCCGACCCGGCTAATATTGTGGTGGTGCAGCCCAATATTGATCCTTACGCCAAGGTGATTTCTATACCGCCAATGGAGCAGGTAAATAGCCTCATCCATTTATCCGATTCTATCGGGCAGCCCAATACCGAGTTTTTCTTATGGCCCGAAACAGCCATTTATGATTCGGAACCTATCAACGAAGACAAAATACGAAGCAATGCATATTTTTTGCAGGTGCAGCATTTTTTAAATAAGTATAAAAATGGCAACGTGTTAACCGGAATTGAAAGCACTAAGCTTTACAGTTCAGACTTAACGCCTTCGGCCAGCCGTATACCGGGGACAGATCAATATTATGATGTTTTTAATGCCGCTGTTAACATCGAAAATTCGGCAGCGGTTCAGTTTTATCATAAGTCGAAGTTGGTTCCGGGTGCCGAGTCATTGCCCTTTGGCAATGCTTTGTCGTTTTTAAAGCCGGTTTTTGAGCATTTGGGTGGCGCCACCGGGAGTTACGGCAGCCAAAAGGAGCCTACGGTATTTTATTCGCAAAGCGGCATCGGTGCAGCACCCGTAATTTGTTACGAATCGATCTGGGGTGGTTATGTGGCCGATTATGTAAAAAAAGGCGCACAGTTTATCGCTATTATTACCAACGATGGCTGGTGGGAAAACACATCCGGTAAAGACCAGCATTTAGATTACGCCAAGTTACGCGCCATTGAAACCCGCCGCTGGGTTTGCCGCTCGGCCAATACAGGTATTTCGGCATTTATTAACCAGCGGGGCGATATTGTAAAACAAAGCAAATGGTGGGTAAAAACTGCCTTAAAACAAGATATTAACCTCAACTCCGACATCACCTTTTATGTACAGTTTGGCGACTATATCCCTAAAGCCGGCAGTTTGGTTGCCTTGTTATGTATTGTGTTTATTTTGTTTAAACAGCTGTCGCGCAAACGGGTTGCTCATCGCCAAGAACTCCCGGCTCGAGACTGA
- the ltrA gene encoding group II intron reverse transcriptase/maturase, whose product MVTNHKKVEAEGKQGELFKRRRREIPDAERVETLRGKLYQKAKQERKYKFYVLYDKLFIPYMLRAAWKQVKANDGVAGIDGIRISDVERGGVETYLHTLGEELRKQTYRPEAVKRVMIPKANGGERPLGIPTVKDRIAQTVCKMILEPIFEADFKEVSHGFRPGRSSKDAMTAIKGHLQAGKTEVFDADLSKYFDTIPHDKLLKTLKERISDPRILRLISMWLKVPVFEDGQFKGGKKNEFGTPQGGVISPLLSNIYLHLLDRIVTKPESIFSRMGVSIVRYADDFVLMGKVIPKEVLDRLKMILGKMGLTLNELKSKQIQSEQAPFSFLGHTIRYDKSLVSRNGRYWNISPSKKSEQRLRSGLSEYLKKHGHSPASEIVEELNSRIRGWLNYYIIKGVSYVQVSKRRLRNYLHEKLNRYYNRKSQRKCKLYRQRAFEALVQKKGLIDPTKYAF is encoded by the coding sequence ATGGTAACAAATCATAAGAAGGTCGAAGCAGAAGGGAAGCAGGGCGAGCTGTTTAAAAGACGGCGGCGTGAGATCCCGGATGCGGAAAGAGTAGAAACACTCCGGGGGAAACTATATCAGAAAGCCAAGCAGGAGCGGAAGTACAAGTTTTATGTGCTGTATGATAAGCTGTTCATACCGTATATGCTAAGGGCAGCGTGGAAACAGGTTAAAGCCAATGACGGCGTAGCCGGAATAGACGGAATCCGGATATCAGATGTAGAACGGGGAGGCGTAGAAACCTACCTGCACACACTGGGAGAAGAATTACGAAAGCAAACCTACCGTCCGGAAGCAGTAAAACGGGTGATGATCCCGAAGGCCAATGGCGGGGAACGGCCCTTAGGCATACCCACGGTAAAAGACAGGATAGCCCAGACGGTATGTAAAATGATCCTTGAGCCGATATTCGAAGCAGACTTTAAAGAAGTTTCGCACGGGTTCAGGCCTGGGCGGAGTTCAAAGGATGCGATGACAGCGATCAAGGGGCATTTGCAGGCAGGGAAGACGGAAGTATTTGATGCAGACTTAAGCAAGTATTTCGACACGATCCCGCATGATAAACTGCTAAAAACGCTCAAAGAGAGGATCAGCGATCCAAGGATACTAAGACTGATCAGCATGTGGCTGAAAGTGCCTGTATTTGAGGACGGACAGTTTAAGGGCGGGAAGAAAAATGAGTTTGGCACCCCACAAGGCGGCGTGATATCACCGTTGCTGTCTAATATCTATCTACATCTACTGGACCGGATAGTAACAAAACCGGAAAGTATATTTAGCAGGATGGGCGTATCGATAGTCAGATACGCGGACGATTTCGTACTGATGGGGAAGGTCATACCTAAGGAAGTACTTGACAGACTGAAAATGATACTGGGGAAGATGGGATTGACCTTGAATGAACTCAAGAGCAAACAAATCCAATCGGAACAGGCGCCTTTCAGCTTCCTGGGGCACACGATCCGGTACGACAAGAGCCTGGTGTCCAGAAATGGACGCTACTGGAATATATCTCCGAGCAAAAAATCAGAGCAGCGATTGCGGAGTGGGTTAAGTGAATATCTGAAAAAGCACGGTCATAGTCCGGCAAGTGAAATAGTAGAAGAGCTTAATAGTCGTATCCGGGGATGGCTGAACTACTATATCATAAAAGGAGTCAGCTACGTACAGGTGAGCAAACGTCGGTTACGAAATTATCTTCACGAAAAGCTCAATCGCTACTACAACCGCAAGAGCCAAAGAAAGTGTAAGCTTTACAGACAAAGAGCTTTTGAGGCCTTGGTTCAAAAGAAAGGACTAATAGACCCAACAAAATACGCTTTCTGA
- the rsmI gene encoding 16S rRNA (cytidine(1402)-2'-O)-methyltransferase, translating to MSGKLYLVPTPIGNLEDITLRALRILKEADIILAEDTRTSAPLLKHFGISAKVYAHHQHNERQATAEIIKFLNEGKQIALISDAGTPAISDPGFYLVREVVKNELPVECLPGATAFVPALVNSGFPTDRFCFEGFLPIKKGRQTRYKFLADEERTIIFYESPHRLLKTLEEMITYFGEERQVSVSRELTKMFEETVRGTVTEVKNYFETHTVKGEFVICVAGKPEVRNENQKKYKNGIAKF from the coding sequence ATGAGCGGTAAACTTTATTTAGTACCCACACCGATAGGAAATCTGGAAGATATTACGCTCCGTGCATTGCGTATTTTGAAGGAGGCTGATATTATTCTGGCTGAAGATACCCGTACCTCGGCACCCTTGCTTAAGCATTTTGGCATTAGCGCCAAGGTATACGCACACCATCAGCATAATGAGCGCCAGGCTACGGCCGAGATTATCAAATTTTTAAACGAGGGCAAACAAATTGCTTTGATATCAGATGCCGGTACGCCAGCCATCAGCGATCCGGGTTTTTATTTAGTGCGCGAAGTAGTTAAAAATGAATTGCCTGTGGAATGCCTGCCGGGTGCTACAGCATTTGTTCCGGCGCTGGTTAATTCCGGATTCCCTACCGATAGGTTTTGTTTTGAAGGATTTTTGCCGATAAAAAAAGGGAGGCAAACACGCTACAAATTTTTAGCTGACGAGGAGCGTACCATTATTTTTTATGAATCGCCGCACAGGCTGTTAAAAACACTGGAAGAAATGATAACTTATTTTGGAGAAGAAAGGCAGGTATCCGTATCGCGCGAGCTCACTAAAATGTTTGAAGAAACGGTACGCGGGACCGTAACTGAAGTAAAAAACTATTTTGAAACCCATACCGTAAAGGGCGAATTTGTAATTTGCGTGGCGGGGAAGCCGGAAGTAAGAAACGAGAATCAAAAGAAATATAAAAACGGTATTGCAAAATTTTAA